The Deltaproteobacteria bacterium genome includes a window with the following:
- a CDS encoding cytochrome c biogenesis protein ResB: protein MNFQKILKFLASIKLAVLVIASIAIITAVGTFVEAKFDATAAKKLVYDSVYMNIIMTVFAINLTAVMVDRWPWKIRHIPFIFAHIGILTLMLGQLMTSKLGIDGSMRVEIGGDARLIQLPQTDLILYSSYDGNNYTKILEKEVDFFREPPTPEKPEVILPEQVNIKLKDYYRYALASKEITASENKKLGAGVRIQISNGKANFIEWLVQRSPHSKALVDLGPLKVHLGPLPYAGIGQNEIYLKPEENGKIKYVFYAKESVDPKQEGFIEEGKSVPTGWMGLELRILRYFPQAEENWKIEKKDFPTPLTTEALQVEYQGKSQWILLNDTMKFFSDTAVYFLTYANRRLDIGFNLQLDNFVVDKYEGTSRAMAYKSHVVIPGKGDFEISMNEPLKHMGLTIYQASFQDGPMGKPVASIFSINKDPGRWLKYLGSLIMTLGIVLLFYFKKMGIGQKKGASK from the coding sequence ATGAATTTTCAAAAAATATTAAAATTTCTTGCCTCCATTAAGTTGGCGGTATTAGTCATAGCTTCGATCGCTATTATCACGGCTGTAGGTACTTTTGTGGAAGCTAAATTTGATGCCACAGCTGCGAAGAAACTAGTCTATGATTCGGTTTATATGAATATTATCATGACGGTCTTTGCCATTAATTTAACGGCGGTTATGGTGGATCGTTGGCCTTGGAAAATTCGTCATATACCTTTTATTTTTGCACATATTGGAATTTTAACCCTCATGTTGGGGCAGCTAATGACTTCTAAATTAGGAATAGACGGTTCGATGCGTGTGGAAATTGGAGGTGATGCGCGTTTAATTCAGCTTCCGCAAACGGATCTCATTTTGTATTCCTCTTATGACGGAAATAACTATACTAAAATTTTAGAAAAAGAAGTGGATTTTTTTCGTGAGCCGCCGACACCTGAAAAACCAGAAGTTATTTTGCCAGAACAGGTCAATATTAAATTAAAAGATTATTATCGCTATGCTTTAGCGAGCAAAGAAATTACGGCTTCCGAAAATAAAAAATTGGGAGCAGGTGTTCGTATTCAAATTTCAAACGGAAAAGCTAACTTTATAGAATGGTTAGTGCAAAGAAGCCCTCATAGTAAAGCCTTGGTGGATTTAGGCCCTTTAAAAGTTCATTTGGGTCCTTTGCCATATGCAGGAATAGGTCAAAATGAAATTTATCTCAAACCTGAAGAAAATGGTAAGATTAAGTATGTGTTTTACGCTAAAGAATCAGTAGATCCTAAACAAGAAGGCTTCATTGAAGAAGGAAAGTCAGTTCCCACAGGTTGGATGGGATTAGAATTGCGAATTTTAAGATATTTTCCTCAAGCTGAAGAGAATTGGAAAATTGAAAAAAAAGATTTCCCGACGCCTTTGACCACCGAAGCTCTTCAGGTAGAGTATCAAGGGAAGAGCCAATGGATACTGTTAAATGACACGATGAAGTTTTTTTCAGATACAGCCGTTTATTTTTTAACCTATGCTAATAGAAGATTGGATATTGGGTTTAATCTTCAATTAGATAATTTTGTTGTTGATAAATATGAAGGGACCTCTAGAGCCATGGCCTATAAATCCCATGTGGTGATTCCAGGGAAGGGTGATTTTGAAATTTCAATGAATGAACCTTTGAAGCATATGGGATTAACTATTTACCAGGCGAGCTTTCAAGATGGTCCTATGGGGAAGCCCGTTGCTTCTATATTTTCAATTAACAAAGATCCTGGGAGATGGTTAAAATATTTGGGCTCGTTGATTATGACCCTCGGTATAGTTTTGCTTTTCTATTTTAAGAAAATGGGTATTGGCCAAAAAAAAGGAGCTTCAAAATGA
- a CDS encoding cytochrome c3 family protein, which yields MFSKKAVFPRAIKGWKKPLILFICTSVIFILTLSGCKFQPSLGYNKGYSPEQPIPFSHELHVGKHGMQCQYCHNQVERSKHANIPSLQTCMNCHLQVKTDSPFIQKLRDAYDNGKSIEWVKVHMLPDHVQFNHSAHLSKGVNCQTCHGPIETMSRVAQHADLSMGWCVNCHRQPENKASLNCTTCHH from the coding sequence ATGTTTTCAAAAAAAGCTGTATTTCCTAGAGCCATCAAGGGTTGGAAGAAACCTTTGATTCTTTTTATTTGTACTTCTGTGATCTTTATTTTGACCTTATCAGGTTGTAAGTTCCAGCCAAGTCTTGGATACAATAAAGGGTATTCCCCAGAGCAGCCCATCCCTTTTTCCCATGAACTTCATGTGGGAAAACATGGCATGCAATGTCAATATTGTCACAATCAAGTCGAGCGTTCTAAGCACGCCAATATTCCTAGTTTGCAGACCTGCATGAATTGTCATTTACAGGTGAAGACAGATTCTCCTTTTATTCAAAAATTGCGTGATGCCTATGATAATGGAAAATCCATCGAGTGGGTGAAAGTTCACATGCTTCCCGATCATGTTCAGTTTAATCACTCGGCACACTTAAGCAAGGGTGTGAACTGTCAAACCTGCCATGGACCTATCGAAACCATGAGTCGTGTGGCTCAGCATGCTGATCTGTCAATGGGTTGGTGTGTGAATTGTCATCGCCAGCCAGAGAATAAAGCCTCACTTAATTGTACCACTTGCCATCATTAA
- the ccsA gene encoding cytochrome c biogenesis protein CcsA, with translation MSQIRLLVLFVFILTSFSQALALKDGEALRALPVQSDGRLKPFDSFAREMLELVYGKQKYEGRDAYEIILTWMLAPQAWASKELFEVRNHEVLKNLGMDLTKRYFKGDELFSNAKFNDLRADLNIKRESKEKLNPYFQALQRLENQFFIFSEIASGRMIKMVPPKEGKDWLPVSQLDGELQAQFLELSKAFISVISYGVSNNTEGTDSLEVKKIKLDTQVAKFKEIAKQNNPTLYPDPFRIDAEIHYNLFHPFRWAYIFYIIGALLVLFSWITSNERAMTLAWLVLGCGFFLHIYGFGLRSYLMGRAPVTNMYETVVWVSWGSLLFAGILEKIYKFKFTLLAGSIVAGFGMIIADSTPVVLDPALQPLEPVLRSNYWLTIHVMTITISYSAFFLAFALGDIGLIYFLKGEKKNHDKIKAIVMATYKAIQIGVVFLAPGIILGGIWADYSWGRFWGWDPKETWALIALLGYILVLHARLVGWIKDFGMVVSGVITFSLVIMAWYGVNFVLGAGLHSYGFGAGGVEYVAGFVMAHILLVIYVTVLRKNRLES, from the coding sequence ATGAGTCAGATCAGATTACTAGTTCTCTTCGTTTTTATATTAACTTCATTTTCGCAAGCTCTGGCTTTGAAAGATGGCGAAGCGCTAAGAGCCTTGCCTGTACAGTCGGATGGACGCCTGAAACCTTTTGATAGCTTTGCCAGAGAAATGCTGGAGCTTGTTTATGGTAAGCAAAAATATGAAGGTCGGGATGCTTACGAGATAATCCTTACATGGATGTTGGCTCCTCAGGCTTGGGCTTCGAAAGAGCTATTTGAAGTTCGAAATCATGAAGTTCTAAAAAATCTGGGAATGGATTTGACAAAAAGATACTTCAAAGGAGATGAACTTTTTTCAAATGCCAAATTTAATGATTTAAGGGCCGATCTAAATATCAAACGGGAATCAAAAGAAAAATTAAATCCCTATTTTCAGGCGCTCCAAAGATTAGAGAATCAGTTTTTTATTTTTAGTGAAATCGCCTCTGGTCGGATGATCAAAATGGTTCCACCTAAAGAAGGTAAGGATTGGCTTCCGGTGTCCCAACTTGACGGCGAGTTGCAGGCTCAGTTTTTAGAATTAAGTAAAGCCTTTATTTCGGTGATTTCTTATGGGGTTTCCAATAACACAGAAGGCACGGATTCTTTAGAGGTTAAAAAAATAAAATTAGATACTCAAGTAGCAAAGTTCAAAGAGATCGCAAAACAAAATAATCCGACCCTTTATCCTGATCCGTTTCGCATTGATGCTGAAATTCATTATAATTTATTTCATCCTTTTCGATGGGCCTATATATTTTATATCATAGGAGCCCTTTTGGTTTTGTTCTCTTGGATTACCAGTAATGAAAGGGCAATGACCCTAGCCTGGCTTGTTTTAGGCTGTGGTTTTTTTCTGCATATATATGGATTTGGATTAAGATCTTACCTGATGGGAAGAGCTCCTGTTACGAACATGTATGAAACCGTTGTTTGGGTTTCTTGGGGAAGTCTTTTATTCGCTGGGATTTTAGAAAAGATCTACAAATTTAAATTTACCTTGCTCGCTGGCTCCATTGTTGCTGGTTTTGGAATGATTATTGCGGATTCAACCCCAGTTGTTTTAGATCCAGCGCTGCAGCCATTAGAGCCAGTCTTAAGAAGTAATTATTGGCTGACCATTCATGTGATGACCATCACCATTAGCTATTCTGCTTTTTTCTTAGCTTTTGCTTTGGGGGATATAGGATTGATTTATTTTTTGAAAGGTGAAAAGAAAAATCATGATAAAATTAAAGCCATAGTGATGGCCACATACAAAGCCATACAAATTGGAGTTGTTTTTTTAGCTCCAGGAATTATTTTAGGAGGCATTTGGGCCGATTATTCTTGGGGGCGATTTTGGGGTTGGGATCCTAAGGAAACCTGGGCTCTGATTGCTTTATTGGGTTATATTCTCGTACTCCATGCAAGATTGGTTGGATGGATCAAGGATTTTGGAATGGTCGTCAGTGGCGTAATTACTTTTTCTTTGGTCATTATGGCCTGGTACGGAGTGAATTTTGTTTTGGGGGCAGGACTTCATTCCTACGGTTTTGGAGCAGGTGGGGTCGAATATGTCGCTGGCTTTGTGATGGCCCATATCCTTTTAGTCATTTATGTAACGGTATTAAGAAAAAACAGACTCGAGAGTTAA
- a CDS encoding N-formylglutamate amidohydrolase encodes MSQKPFFVTIPHSGEKIPAPAEWLQNLSEEILMRDVDRYVDRLYLPILEKLKIPHITTEWHRYAVDLNRLPEDVDQSTVVEASLAKGHERGFHWSVTTLNEKILPAPMKKSVHEDLRKIVYDPFHLKVEGCYHQLRKELNVHTIYQMDLHSMPSLGTKMHLDPGELRADVVVSDCEQKSCHSKFRDLVIAAYAISGFKVGYNWPYKGGRLSQHYGRPEKGQQVIQVELNRKLYMDEVSKKTIDNFALVKEKLARAIEYVFHNLPV; translated from the coding sequence TTGAGTCAAAAACCTTTTTTTGTAACTATCCCACATTCGGGTGAAAAAATCCCAGCCCCTGCGGAGTGGTTGCAAAACCTTTCGGAAGAGATTTTGATGAGGGATGTAGATCGCTATGTGGATCGGTTGTATTTACCAATATTGGAAAAATTAAAAATCCCACACATCACCACCGAATGGCATCGCTATGCCGTTGATTTAAATCGGCTGCCAGAGGATGTGGATCAATCAACAGTTGTTGAAGCAAGCCTAGCCAAAGGTCACGAACGAGGCTTTCATTGGTCGGTAACGACTTTAAATGAAAAAATTTTGCCCGCACCTATGAAAAAATCAGTTCATGAAGATTTAAGAAAAATTGTTTATGATCCTTTTCACTTAAAGGTTGAAGGATGTTATCATCAACTTCGAAAGGAATTGAACGTTCATACCATTTATCAAATGGACTTGCATTCGATGCCATCTCTTGGAACCAAAATGCACTTAGACCCTGGAGAGCTGCGGGCCGATGTGGTAGTGAGTGACTGTGAACAAAAAAGTTGTCATTCAAAATTTCGAGATTTAGTAATTGCTGCCTATGCCATTTCTGGTTTTAAAGTCGGCTATAACTGGCCCTACAAGGGAGGGCGCCTTTCTCAGCATTATGGAAGACCTGAAAAAGGTCAGCAAGTTATTCAGGTCGAATTGAATCGAAAATTGTATATGGATGAGGTGAGTAAAAAAACAATAGATAATTTTGCTCTCGTAAAAGAAAAACTAGCAAGAGCCATCGAATATGTTTTTCATAATTTACCAGTTTGA